From the Candidatus Atribacteria bacterium ADurb.Bin276 genome, one window contains:
- the ce gene encoding Cellobiose 2-epimerase produces MNFDRKKIKDLYRKELFDNVIPFWLKYSLDEEFGGFISQLDREGTPYGKDKSVWVQGRATWLFSKLYNHIEKNPDWLYAARLGADFIKKFAFDESGRAFFRLTQDGKPINKPWSIFSETFLIIGLAHYAKASGDELSLEQAVKTYWNLVSLLDNPEKIGSNTVYENYPVKGHAIPMIMVATTQELREIVPDDRYQPVMKKYLGEILWVHARDDVQALLENVNSDGSMIPGPEGRCVNPGHAIESAWFCLREGQKLEDKNIIKRALEILDWSLRLGWDEEYGGLFYFVDLANRPLDQLEWDMKLWWPHTEALYALLLAYELTGDEKYAQWFIKIHEWSFAHFPDKEYGEWYGYLHRDGSISHTLKGNLWKGPFHLPRALLYSYLVL; encoded by the coding sequence ATGAACTTTGATAGAAAAAAAATAAAGGATCTATACCGGAAAGAGCTTTTTGATAACGTTATTCCTTTCTGGTTGAAATACTCCTTAGATGAAGAGTTTGGTGGTTTTATTAGCCAACTTGATAGAGAGGGAACTCCTTATGGAAAAGATAAATCAGTTTGGGTGCAAGGTCGAGCTACCTGGTTATTTTCAAAACTCTACAATCATATTGAAAAAAACCCGGATTGGTTGTATGCGGCTCGCCTTGGTGCGGATTTTATAAAAAAATTTGCTTTTGATGAATCAGGCCGGGCGTTTTTCCGTTTAACTCAGGATGGAAAGCCCATCAATAAACCTTGGAGCATTTTTTCCGAAACATTTTTAATTATTGGTTTAGCTCATTATGCTAAAGCTTCCGGGGATGAGTTGTCATTAGAACAAGCAGTAAAAACCTATTGGAACCTCGTTTCATTACTTGATAATCCGGAAAAAATTGGATCGAATACTGTATACGAAAATTATCCGGTAAAAGGTCATGCTATTCCTATGATCATGGTAGCTACAACTCAGGAGCTTCGAGAGATAGTCCCGGATGATAGATACCAACCAGTGATGAAAAAATATCTGGGCGAAATACTTTGGGTTCACGCTCGTGATGATGTCCAAGCCTTACTTGAAAATGTTAATTCAGATGGATCAATGATTCCTGGACCAGAAGGACGTTGTGTCAATCCTGGTCATGCGATTGAATCAGCTTGGTTTTGCTTGCGGGAAGGACAAAAGCTTGAAGATAAAAATATTATTAAAAGAGCCTTAGAAATATTAGATTGGTCGCTTCGATTAGGTTGGGATGAAGAATACGGTGGTCTTTTCTATTTTGTCGATTTAGCTAATAGACCCCTTGACCAGCTTGAGTGGGACATGAAGCTTTGGTGGCCACACACCGAGGCTCTCTATGCCTTGCTATTAGCATATGAACTAACAGGAGACGAGAAGTACGCCCAATGGTTTATTAAAATTCATGAGTGGAGCTTCGCTCATTTTCCGGATAAAGAATACGGTGAATGGTATGGCTATCTTCATCGAGACGGTTCGATTTCGCACACATTAAAAGGGAATTTATGGAAAGGACCTTTCCATCTTCCTCGAGCTCTTTTATATAGTTATTTGGTTTTGTAA